A portion of the Zootoca vivipara chromosome 6, rZooViv1.1, whole genome shotgun sequence genome contains these proteins:
- the LOC118087670 gene encoding kelch-like protein 31 yields MAPKKKAPKKSKPSKMETSTNVTMVEDSSLDIDHHQQLDGLFENGSGGFLCTATEVTNPSHGTSVLEEMSLMHQERFLCDLTIVTKTKSFSVHKLVMSSCSEFFRSLLKKDPNLQQVDLKDASSLGLATAIAYTYTGKLNLSLYTIGSTISIASRLRMYALLNMCTDFLIQEMNVENWMYIANLADTYNLSQAKDAARKFIRECFLEFSDTEQFMKLTFDQLNELLMDDNLQFPNEVVVFQIVMKWIEFDPKRIKHAADLLNNVRFGTIPAHDLINYIQPVPCMMQNPECHKLLVDAMNYHLLPYQQNDLQSRRTKIRGSRKVLLMVGGRPCSAEKALSKDVSYRDQEGNWNKLTEMPTKCFNQCVVVMDGFLYVAGGEDQTDARNQAKHAVNNLCRYDPRFGTWLHLASMSHRRTHFSLSAFNGNLYAIGGRNAKGTLVSLECYIPSANTWQAKANMDLPRCCHASVVIDGKILVTGGYVNNAYSRTVCSYDPATDSWRDGAWLSSPRGWHCAATLVDRAYVLGGSQLGPRGERVDVIPVECYNPSTNQWSYMAPLPTGLSMAGVATLGGQILLVGGWNESGKKYQKSIHAYNPDLNEWTEEGELSEGTVGVSCCTIALPHSSTRGSRASSAASATVSI; encoded by the exons ATGGCACCCAAGAAGAAAGCCCCAAAGAAGAGCAAGCCGTCAAAGATGGAGACGTCTACGAATGTCACCATGGTAGAGGACTCTTCTCTTGACATTGACCACCATCAGCAACTCGACGGCTTGTTTGAAAATGGTTCAGGTGGCTTCCTCTGCACTGCCACAGAAGTCACAAATCCTAGCCATGGAACCAGTGTTCTGGAGGAGATGAGCCTCATGCACCAGGAGCGTTTCCTCTGTGACCTCACTATcgtcacaaaaacaaaatccttcaGCGTTCACAAGTTGGTCATGTCTTCCTGCAGCGAATTTTTCAGAAGCCTGCTGAAAAAAGACCCAAACCTTCAACAAGTGGACCTCAAAGATGCCTCCTCCTTAGGCTTGGCTACTGCCATTGCCTACACCTACACCGGAAAGCTGAACCTTTCTCTGTACACCATTGGGAGCACCATTTCCATAGCCAGCCGCCTGAGGATGTATGCTCTGCTCAACATGTGCACAGACTTCCTCATCCAGGAGATGAATGtggaaaactggatgtacatcgCCAACCTGGCAGACACATACAACCTCAGCCAGGCGAAGGATGCTGCAAGGAAGTTCATCCGAGAATGCTTCCTGGAGTTCTCCGACACTGAACAGTTCATGAAACTCACCTTCGATCAGCTCAACGAACTGCTGATGGACGACAACCTTCAGTTCCCCAATGAGGTGGTGGTCTTTCAGATCGTCATGAAATGGATCGAGTTTGATCCCAAGCGGATCAAACATGCCGCCGACCTCCTGAACAATGTCCGGTTTGGCACGATCCCAGCTCACGACTTGATCAACTACATCCAGCCTGTGCCGTGCATGATGCAGAACCCGGAATGCCACAAGCTCCTGGTAGACGCTATGAATTACCACTTGTTGCCTTATCAGCAAAATGACCTCCAGTCCAGAAGGACCAAGATTCGAGGAAGCCGTAAAGTGTTGCTCATGGTTGGGGGCCGCCCGTGCTCAGCCGAGAAAGCTCTTAGCAAAGATGTAAGCTACAGAGATCAAGAAGGAAACTGGAATAAGCTAACAGAGATGCCCACCAAATGTTTTAACCAGTGTGTTGTGGTGATGGATGGATTCCTCTACGTGGCTGGTGGAGAGGATCAAACTGATGCCCGGAACCAGGCAAAGCATGCAGTTAACAACCTGTGCAG GTATGATCCCCGTTTCGGCACCTGGCTGCACTTGGCCAGCATGTCACACAGAAGAACTCACTTCAGCCTCAGTGCCTTCAATGGGAACCTCTATGCCATCGGGGGACGTAATGCCAAGGGGACCCTAGTCTCTCTTGAATGCTACATCCCTTCAGCCAACACCTGGCAAGCCAAAGCAAACATGGACTTGccccgctgctgccatgccagCGTGGTCATCGATGGCAAGATCCTGGTGACGGGCGGCTACGTCAACAACGCCTACTCCCGTACCGTTTGCAGCTATGACCCCGCCACAGATTCATGGCGAGATGGTGCATGGCTGAGCAGCCCCCGAGGCTGGCACTGCGCTGCCACCTTAGTAGATCGTGCCTACGTCCTGGGCGGCAGCCAGTTGGGTCCCAGGGGGGAGAGGGTGGACGTCATCCCTGTGGAGTGCTACAACCCTTCCACGAACCAGTGGAGCTACATGGCCCCCCTGCCCACCGGCTTGAGCATGGCGGGGGTGGCCACCCTCGGTGGGCAAATCTTGCTTGTCGGTGGTTGGAATGAGAGTGGGAAAAAGTATCAGAAGAGCATCCACGCCTACAATCCGGACCTGAACGAATGGACAGAGGAAGGAGAACTTTCTGAAGGTACCGTGGGGGTCTCCTGCTGCACCATTGCCCTTCCGCACTCAAGCACCAGGGGCTCCAGAGCCAGCTCAGCTGCTTCAGCAACAGTCAGCATTTAA